A window of the Deltaproteobacteria bacterium genome harbors these coding sequences:
- a CDS encoding D-glycerate dehydrogenase yields the protein MLEERFRVNLLEGADPRTPADLRRALRGSAAVLGMLSDPFTREVIESAPELKVIATYAVGYNNIDIACCRERGIRVCNTPDVLTEATAELAFALLLAVSRRIVEGDRFTREGRFTGWQPGLMLGVELWGKTCGVIGLGRIGAAFARRARASGMDVVYANRSESPHAAAVQARRVPLEELLRTADVVSIHTPLNAESAGLLSRERLALLKADAILVNTARGQVVDEAALVELLRARRIFGAGLDVFEREPELSPGLVDLPNVVLAPHAGSATRETRAKMGELCAQAIIDVLEGREPRNAVV from the coding sequence ATGCTGGAGGAGAGGTTCCGTGTGAACCTTCTCGAAGGGGCGGATCCCCGCACCCCGGCGGATCTCAGGCGGGCGCTCCGCGGGTCGGCGGCCGTGCTCGGCATGCTGTCCGATCCCTTCACGCGGGAGGTGATCGAGTCGGCCCCGGAGCTCAAGGTCATCGCCACCTACGCCGTCGGGTACAACAACATCGACATCGCCTGCTGCCGCGAGCGCGGCATCCGTGTCTGCAACACGCCGGATGTCCTCACCGAGGCGACGGCCGAGCTCGCCTTCGCGCTGCTGCTCGCCGTCTCGCGGCGGATCGTCGAGGGGGACCGCTTCACCCGCGAGGGTCGGTTCACCGGCTGGCAGCCCGGCCTCATGCTGGGCGTGGAGCTTTGGGGAAAGACCTGCGGCGTGATCGGCCTCGGCCGCATCGGCGCGGCCTTCGCCCGGCGGGCACGGGCCTCCGGCATGGACGTGGTTTATGCAAACCGCAGCGAGTCGCCCCATGCGGCGGCCGTCCAGGCGCGCCGGGTTCCGCTGGAGGAACTGCTCCGCACGGCCGATGTCGTTTCCATCCACACGCCGCTCAACGCCGAATCGGCCGGCCTGCTGTCGCGGGAACGGCTGGCGCTTCTCAAGGCAGATGCCATTCTGGTCAATACCGCCCGCGGGCAGGTGGTGGACGAGGCCGCGCTGGTGGAACTGCTCCGGGCGCGGAGGATCTTCGGCGCGGGGCTCGACGTGTTCGAACGGGAGCCGGAACTGTCGCCCGGCCTCGTGGACCTTCCGAACGTGGTGCTCGCTCCCCATGCGGGAAGCGCTACCCGCGAGACACGGGCGAAAATGGGCGAGCTGTGCGCGCAGGCGATCATTGATGTTCTCGAAGGCCGTGAACCGCGGAATGCGGTGGTGTGA
- a CDS encoding patatin family protein, whose protein sequence is MDAEAPKPPSGRIALVVEGGGMRGIFASGVLDAFAEAAFAPFDLAIGTSAGACTLASHLAGQTGRNRRVFREQMCRPEFISAWRYLRGGHYMDLDWLWDTLDAEDPLDVRAAAACPGVEFLVAATSATTGKPVYLKPDAPLLNPALKGSSAVPVLYRGPVDLGFEKVVDGGVADPIAAIEARRRGAARIVVIRSRPSGYVKKEGLESWLGQQALRGFPQLSQAAARQAGVYREAVSFIHNPPDGCEITEIAPPGPLRTGRTTQDRAALDADYELGRKAGREAMIAWLGRE, encoded by the coding sequence ATGGACGCCGAAGCACCAAAACCCCCCAGCGGAAGAATCGCCCTCGTGGTGGAGGGCGGAGGGATGCGGGGCATCTTCGCGTCCGGCGTGCTGGACGCATTCGCCGAGGCGGCCTTCGCGCCGTTCGACCTGGCGATCGGCACCTCGGCCGGCGCCTGCACGCTCGCCTCGCACCTGGCCGGTCAGACCGGCCGCAACCGGCGCGTCTTCAGGGAGCAGATGTGCAGGCCGGAGTTCATCAGCGCGTGGCGCTACCTGCGCGGCGGGCACTACATGGACCTGGACTGGCTGTGGGACACGCTGGACGCCGAGGATCCGCTGGATGTCCGGGCGGCGGCCGCCTGCCCCGGCGTGGAGTTCCTCGTCGCCGCCACCTCGGCCACGACGGGAAAGCCGGTCTACCTGAAGCCGGACGCCCCGCTGCTGAACCCCGCCCTGAAGGGATCGAGCGCCGTGCCGGTGCTCTACCGGGGGCCGGTGGACCTGGGGTTCGAGAAGGTCGTCGATGGCGGGGTCGCCGACCCCATCGCCGCGATCGAGGCCCGGCGGCGCGGAGCCGCCCGGATCGTGGTGATCCGCAGCCGCCCCTCCGGCTACGTGAAAAAGGAAGGACTGGAGAGCTGGCTCGGCCAGCAGGCGCTCAGGGGTTTTCCACAGCTCTCGCAGGCGGCGGCCCGGCAGGCCGGTGTCTACCGGGAAGCGGTGAGCTTCATCCACAACCCGCCCGATGGCTGCGAAATCACGGAAATCGCCCCACCGGGACCCCTCCGGACGGGCCGGACCACGCAGGACCGTGCCGCCCTGGACGCCGACTATGAGCTGGGCCGGAAAGCCGGCCGGGAGGCCATGATCGCGTGGCTCGGCCGGGAGTAA
- a CDS encoding MFS transporter translates to MPVAASPPSRIPRGVWVLGFVSMLMDISSEMIHSLLPLFLVGTLGASAFAVGLIEGLAESTALTVRVFSGTLSDYLGRRKGLALFGYTLGALTKPLFAIAPATGVVLTARLLDRVGKGVRAAPRDALMADITPPEVRGAAFGLRQSLDTVGAFLGPLLAVGLMLLWANDFRSVFWVAVVPGLLAVALLAAGVREPGRPAGGKRTSPIRRENLRRLSGAYWWVTGVGGVFALARFSEAFLVLRAQQGGIPVALVPLVLVAMNAVYAVSAYPFGRLSDRMNRKTLLALGLAVLIAADLVLAMDSHWTTVLAGVVLWGVHMGMTQGLLAAMVADTAPADLRGTAFGFFNLVSGAAMLVASTVAGLLWDQMGASFTFYAGAAFSVIALLGLLRKI, encoded by the coding sequence ATGCCCGTAGCCGCCTCACCACCCAGCAGAATCCCCCGCGGCGTGTGGGTCCTCGGCTTCGTGAGCATGCTGATGGATATCTCATCCGAGATGATCCACAGCCTGCTTCCGCTCTTTCTGGTGGGCACCCTGGGCGCGAGCGCCTTCGCCGTCGGCCTGATCGAGGGGCTGGCCGAGTCGACCGCCCTCACCGTCAGAGTCTTTTCCGGTACGCTGAGCGACTACCTGGGCAGGCGCAAGGGACTGGCCCTGTTCGGCTATACCCTGGGCGCACTGACCAAGCCGCTTTTTGCCATTGCACCTGCCACCGGCGTCGTGCTCACGGCGCGCCTGCTGGACCGGGTCGGCAAGGGCGTGCGGGCCGCTCCGCGCGACGCGCTGATGGCGGACATCACACCGCCGGAAGTACGTGGCGCGGCGTTCGGCCTCCGGCAGTCCCTGGATACGGTGGGAGCATTTCTCGGCCCCCTCCTGGCTGTCGGCCTGATGCTGCTGTGGGCCAATGACTTCCGCTCCGTGTTCTGGGTGGCCGTTGTTCCGGGGCTGCTCGCCGTGGCGCTGCTGGCGGCCGGCGTGCGCGAGCCGGGACGTCCCGCCGGTGGAAAACGCACCAGTCCCATCCGCCGGGAGAACCTGAGGCGCCTCAGCGGCGCGTACTGGTGGGTCACCGGTGTGGGCGGTGTTTTCGCCCTGGCCCGGTTCAGCGAGGCGTTCCTGGTGCTGCGGGCCCAGCAGGGCGGAATACCCGTCGCGCTGGTGCCGCTGGTGCTGGTGGCGATGAACGCCGTCTATGCGGTTTCCGCCTATCCGTTCGGCAGGCTGTCCGACCGGATGAACCGCAAGACGCTCCTGGCACTGGGTCTTGCCGTCCTGATCGCCGCCGATCTCGTTCTGGCGATGGACAGCCACTGGACCACGGTGCTCGCCGGTGTCGTGCTGTGGGGAGTCCACATGGGCATGACGCAGGGCCTGCTGGCAGCGATGGTGGCCGATACGGCACCGGCCGATCTCCGGGGCACCGCCTTCGGATTCTTCAATCTGGTGAGCGGGGCCGCGATGCTCGTCGCCAGCACCGTGGCCGGCCTGCTGTGGGACCAGATGGGCGCGTCGTTCACCTTCTACGCGGGAGCCGCGTTCAGTGTCATCGCCCTGCTCGGCCTGCTCAGGAAGATCTGA
- a CDS encoding MFS transporter: protein MDTADNNSRRIFWSLFLAVFSAMIGVGVITPFLPLLGQKFGASATELGILVSAFSVSRLFGMPVAGRLADRYGRKRFIFAGLAGYTLLSFAYLASSSVWEFTVVRLLHGLAAALVVPLAMAVVADLAQPGKEGTQIGTFTVSIGAGWGLGPLMGGILLDRFGFSAAFYFMGALTGLALLLAVLFLPRTPSPVRDKPPVPYLEMLRHRQVRALTWYRISSVTGRSLLIAFLPLYAITRIHLTPTETGIIISAMVLLMSALQPVFGRLADRTSRKNLMAASSVLGAATLAIVPLSGSFWPLLVSVIAFGFANELGSVSATALVVVEGREFGMGSTIALFSTALSAGMIVGPLIGGIGEDWLGPGASFWSASAVVLTGVLVSRHISDAPPLEAGLPAPIPTPVNQPEQ from the coding sequence GTGGATACCGCAGACAACAACAGCAGGCGGATTTTCTGGAGCCTTTTCCTGGCGGTTTTCTCCGCCATGATCGGCGTGGGCGTCATCACGCCGTTCCTGCCGCTGCTCGGCCAGAAGTTCGGCGCGTCGGCGACCGAGCTGGGCATCCTGGTGTCGGCCTTCTCGGTCTCCCGCCTCTTCGGCATGCCCGTGGCGGGGCGGCTCGCCGACCGGTACGGCCGCAAGCGGTTCATCTTCGCGGGCCTTGCCGGCTACACGCTGCTGTCGTTCGCCTACCTCGCCAGCAGTTCCGTCTGGGAGTTCACCGTCGTCCGCCTGCTGCACGGCCTTGCCGCCGCGCTCGTTGTGCCGCTGGCGATGGCCGTCGTGGCCGACCTCGCCCAGCCCGGAAAGGAAGGAACCCAGATCGGCACGTTCACCGTCTCCATCGGCGCCGGGTGGGGGCTCGGCCCGCTCATGGGCGGCATCCTGCTGGACCGGTTCGGCTTCAGCGCCGCGTTCTACTTCATGGGCGCGCTCACGGGGCTTGCGCTGCTTCTCGCCGTCCTTTTTCTGCCCCGGACGCCCTCGCCCGTCCGCGACAAGCCGCCCGTCCCGTACCTGGAGATGCTCCGCCACCGGCAGGTCCGTGCGCTCACCTGGTACCGGATCTCGTCGGTGACGGGCCGCTCGCTACTGATCGCCTTCCTGCCGCTGTATGCCATCACCCGCATCCACCTGACGCCGACGGAAACGGGAATCATCATCTCGGCGATGGTCCTGCTGATGAGCGCGCTGCAGCCGGTGTTCGGCCGCCTCGCCGACCGGACGAGCCGGAAGAATCTCATGGCCGCCAGTTCCGTGCTCGGAGCGGCGACGCTGGCCATCGTCCCGCTCAGCGGGAGCTTCTGGCCGCTCCTGGTTTCGGTGATCGCCTTCGGGTTCGCCAACGAGCTGGGGAGCGTGTCGGCCACCGCGCTGGTCGTCGTCGAGGGCCGCGAGTTCGGCATGGGGAGCACCATCGCCCTCTTTTCGACGGCCCTGTCGGCCGGGATGATCGTGGGTCCGCTGATAGGCGGCATCGGCGAGGACTGGCTCGGGCCGGGCGCGTCGTTCTGGTCCGCCTCGGCGGTGGTGCTCACCGGCGTGCTGGTGAGCCGCCACATCTCCGACGCGCCGCCGCTGGAAGCGGGGCTCCCCGCGCCCATCCCGACTCCGGTGAACCAGCCCGAACAGTAG
- a CDS encoding glycosyl hydrolase, giving the protein MSTKKSPAAEPVSLLVATRKGAFILKGDRSRRHWKLSPPILLGHIINHLVQDPRDPSVILCGASAGHLGPTLYRSIDAGKTWKEVTRPPAFRKAAGGETGRVVSSVFWLTPGHVSEPGVWYAGTTPHGLFRSTDGGLTWEGVEGFNENPERTIWTGTGDAPPEGPFMHSVIVDPRDPAHLYIGMSPGGVMESSDRGRSWKPLIDGLETPEGYDRSVQAFHDPHCVRLHPLHPGRLYQQNHNGIYRLDRPSDTWVRIGRNMPRAVGDIGFPMVLHPHDPDACWVFPMEGIDVWPRTSPGGKPAVYGTRNGGKTWKRLDKGLPRRDAWLTVKRQAMTADGCDPAGLYFGTTSGEIWASRDEGKRWTCIARHLPHIYAIETARLGR; this is encoded by the coding sequence ATGTCCACAAAGAAATCTCCGGCCGCAGAACCGGTCTCGCTGCTCGTCGCCACCCGCAAGGGTGCCTTCATCCTGAAGGGCGACCGGTCACGCCGCCACTGGAAACTCTCGCCGCCCATCCTGCTCGGCCACATTATCAACCATCTGGTTCAGGATCCGCGGGATCCCTCCGTCATCCTGTGCGGCGCGAGCGCCGGGCACCTGGGGCCGACACTCTACCGGTCCATCGATGCCGGAAAGACCTGGAAGGAGGTCACCCGGCCGCCCGCGTTCCGGAAAGCCGCCGGGGGCGAGACGGGGCGTGTCGTCAGCAGCGTCTTCTGGCTGACGCCGGGCCATGTGAGCGAGCCCGGCGTCTGGTACGCCGGGACCACACCGCACGGACTGTTCCGCTCCACGGACGGCGGACTCACCTGGGAGGGCGTCGAGGGCTTCAACGAAAACCCCGAACGTACTATCTGGACCGGCACGGGCGACGCGCCACCCGAAGGCCCGTTCATGCACTCGGTGATCGTTGATCCCCGCGACCCCGCCCATCTCTACATCGGCATGTCGCCGGGCGGCGTCATGGAATCGTCCGACCGGGGCCGGAGCTGGAAACCCCTGATTGACGGACTCGAAACACCCGAAGGCTACGACCGCAGCGTGCAGGCGTTTCACGACCCGCACTGCGTACGCCTGCATCCGCTGCATCCCGGCCGTTTGTACCAGCAGAACCACAACGGCATCTACCGGCTCGACCGGCCCTCGGACACCTGGGTCCGCATCGGACGGAACATGCCCAGGGCGGTAGGTGACATCGGTTTCCCGATGGTTCTCCACCCGCACGACCCTGACGCCTGCTGGGTGTTTCCGATGGAAGGGATCGACGTCTGGCCCCGCACCAGCCCCGGCGGCAAGCCGGCCGTCTACGGGACAAGGAATGGCGGGAAAACCTGGAAACGGCTGGACAAGGGGCTCCCCCGCCGCGACGCCTGGCTGACGGTGAAGCGGCAGGCGATGACCGCCGACGGCTGTGATCCGGCGGGCCTCTACTTCGGCACCACCAGCGGCGAAATCTGGGCGAGCCGCGACGAGGGCAAAAGATGGACCTGCATCGCCCGCCATCTGCCGCATATCTACGCCATCGAAACCGCCCGGCTGGGCAGATAG
- a CDS encoding MoaD/ThiS family protein — MRVFIPSALRSYTGGKTVADASGKTVAELLEDLDRHYPGIRFRMVNEQDMIRPHLRVFVNGQVAEPGTPVKESDEVNIVMALSGG; from the coding sequence GTGCGCGTCTTCATCCCCTCGGCACTCCGCTCCTATACCGGCGGCAAAACCGTCGCCGATGCCAGCGGCAAAACCGTCGCCGAACTGCTTGAGGATCTCGACCGCCACTACCCTGGCATCCGGTTCCGCATGGTCAACGAGCAGGACATGATCCGCCCGCACCTGCGGGTGTTCGTCAACGGGCAGGTGGCGGAGCCCGGAACCCCGGTGAAGGAAAGCGACGAGGTGAATATCGTCATGGCCCTGAGCGGCGGATGA
- a CDS encoding VCBS repeat-containing protein: MNFRVFCTSGAAVLLLLVAACGQDNVDRLDRSSAEPRILSFEVTPSMIKSGVPTRVQFNWRYLWELRPDPTCEITNEVGVVQNSGYVTLTISGDTEFILRCVNRSGEDSASLTLRASPNGAPEGDILLPPSVIVAPGESVNFVSTCKDDNTPGELLTHSWSFAGAALNTTSAQPGLVRFPSPGRYTVTYTCTDALGLADPTPDTVVVAVMDFEDAGQTALGGDPVAVRIADLNGDTLMDLAVARSSANQVSVLLQDALNPGQFLPAVHYATGVNPLALAVADVNGDLRPDIVTADYDDDTVSVLLQSATVAGTFDAAASIPVGNGPRALVVTDLNGDGRLDIAAANELGNSVSLLRQDPAPELPGAFTTAASNYPTCAAPRSLSTGFLNTGARPDLAAACSGASHVSILFQYDEPNDPGHFRPKVDYPAGPAPESIVVADFNGDNRPDIAVTNPGEGVVSVLLNNAAPLTMGTYGLRKTYAAGTTPRRLTSSDINNDTWADLIVANEGSSDVSILIASTATPGTFTAPRNFPSGTGPVWVAVGDVDGDGLPDLVTAEPAAGNLSVIWHSPARPGITQLRATPATTNTTSTISFFITGPATGGPFDWQLDLTDDAGAVLGTPSAGTCDTPVHCSGTSAAGTTITVTLTAGADTVATATAEVTDGTLTDSFGIAVTIDLTPPPPPVITTNGGTDFNVIAEPVLIQGTTSADTAVMQVQLNGGDFTALSPYTAGSVNWTFNGTILFGTTDNYCFRALDAAGNTGDPTCINVTR, encoded by the coding sequence GTGAACTTTCGCGTATTTTGTACATCGGGGGCCGCTGTCCTCCTTCTTCTGGTGGCCGCCTGCGGCCAGGACAACGTGGACCGTCTGGACCGTTCCTCTGCTGAACCCCGGATCCTCTCCTTCGAGGTGACTCCCTCGATGATCAAGTCCGGCGTGCCGACCCGCGTGCAGTTCAACTGGCGCTACCTCTGGGAACTGCGCCCCGACCCCACCTGCGAGATCACCAATGAAGTGGGCGTCGTCCAGAACAGCGGTTATGTGACCCTCACGATCTCCGGCGACACGGAGTTCATCCTGCGGTGCGTGAACCGCTCCGGGGAGGATTCGGCCAGCCTGACGCTCCGGGCATCGCCCAACGGCGCGCCCGAAGGCGACATCCTGCTGCCGCCGAGCGTCATCGTCGCCCCCGGCGAATCGGTCAACTTCGTCAGCACCTGCAAGGACGACAACACCCCCGGCGAACTGCTTACCCACTCCTGGAGCTTCGCCGGCGCGGCGCTCAACACCACCAGCGCCCAGCCGGGCCTCGTCCGTTTCCCGAGCCCCGGCCGGTACACGGTGACCTACACCTGCACCGACGCGCTGGGACTGGCCGACCCCACGCCGGACACGGTGGTCGTGGCCGTGATGGATTTCGAGGACGCCGGACAGACGGCCCTTGGCGGCGACCCCGTGGCCGTGCGGATCGCCGACCTGAACGGCGACACGCTCATGGACCTCGCCGTGGCGAGAAGCAGCGCGAACCAGGTGTCGGTCCTCCTGCAGGACGCCCTGAACCCCGGCCAGTTCCTTCCCGCCGTGCACTACGCGACGGGTGTCAACCCGCTGGCGCTGGCCGTCGCCGACGTGAACGGCGACCTGCGGCCGGACATCGTGACGGCGGACTACGACGACGACACGGTTTCGGTGCTGCTCCAGAGCGCCACGGTGGCCGGCACGTTCGATGCCGCCGCCAGCATCCCCGTGGGCAACGGCCCCCGGGCGCTCGTCGTGACCGATCTCAATGGCGACGGCCGCCTGGATATCGCGGCGGCCAACGAACTGGGGAACAGCGTCTCGCTGCTCCGGCAGGATCCCGCCCCGGAACTGCCGGGCGCCTTCACGACGGCCGCGTCGAACTACCCGACCTGCGCCGCCCCCCGGAGCCTGTCAACCGGCTTCCTCAATACCGGCGCGCGGCCTGACCTTGCCGCCGCCTGCTCGGGCGCGAGCCACGTCTCCATCCTGTTCCAGTACGACGAGCCCAACGACCCTGGCCACTTCCGCCCGAAGGTGGACTACCCGGCCGGTCCGGCCCCCGAGAGCATCGTCGTCGCCGACTTCAACGGTGACAACCGGCCCGACATCGCCGTCACCAATCCGGGCGAGGGAGTGGTCTCCGTGCTGCTCAACAACGCGGCCCCGCTCACGATGGGCACCTACGGCCTCCGCAAGACCTACGCGGCGGGGACCACGCCGAGGCGGCTCACCTCCAGCGACATCAATAATGACACCTGGGCCGACCTCATCGTCGCCAACGAGGGTTCCTCGGACGTGTCCATCCTGATCGCCAGCACCGCCACGCCCGGAACCTTCACGGCGCCGCGGAACTTCCCCTCCGGCACAGGACCGGTGTGGGTCGCCGTGGGCGACGTTGACGGCGACGGACTGCCGGACCTCGTGACCGCCGAACCTGCGGCCGGAAACCTGTCGGTCATCTGGCACTCGCCGGCCCGGCCCGGAATCACCCAGCTCCGCGCCACCCCGGCCACGACCAACACCACGAGCACGATCTCGTTCTTCATCACCGGCCCCGCCACGGGCGGCCCGTTCGACTGGCAGCTCGACCTTACCGATGACGCGGGCGCGGTCCTGGGCACGCCCTCGGCCGGAACCTGTGATACGCCGGTCCACTGCAGCGGGACCTCCGCCGCCGGGACCACCATCACCGTCACCCTGACGGCCGGCGCCGACACCGTGGCCACGGCCACGGCCGAAGTCACCGATGGCACCCTCACCGACAGCTTCGGCATCGCCGTGACGATCGATCTCACGCCGCCGCCGCCGCCCGTTATCACCACCAACGGCGGCACCGATTTCAACGTGATCGCCGAGCCGGTCCTGATCCAGGGCACGACCTCGGCCGACACCGCCGTCATGCAGGTGCAACTGAACGGCGGCGACTTCACGGCCCTCAGCCCCTACACCGCCGGATCGGTCAACTGGACGTTCAACGGAACGATCCTGTTCGGGACGACCGACAACTACTGCTTCCGCGCCCTCGACGCGGCCGGAAACACCGGCGACCCCACCTGCATCAACGTCACGCGCTGA
- a CDS encoding class I SAM-dependent methyltransferase, giving the protein MAAPRNPKPAVRRRPARKPSAVHPDNTLNDLTGAEWLYWSRSLIDRPYPHELGHDLRKRHGGNKPPGLMADLIRLFTKPGELVLDPFAGVGGTLLGAAVSGRRALGIEINPEWAGVYREVCRRENLEPFPVETGDALRVVPELVERLGEGFAGFVATDPPYGLNFERTMCAPAAKGRAASHPLRRTDLARFSEIEGDLSQSVDFESFFARLGEVFARLLPAVKPGGYAAVILRNAYQQGRYIQVAAEAARRAEAAGWRLKGEFIWYVPGTRLRPYGYPRAFVPNIAHQNVLVLRRE; this is encoded by the coding sequence GTGGCCGCCCCGCGAAACCCTAAGCCTGCCGTGCGGCGGCGTCCCGCCCGGAAACCGTCCGCCGTTCACCCGGACAACACGCTCAACGATCTGACCGGCGCCGAATGGCTCTACTGGTCCCGGTCGCTGATTGACCGCCCATATCCGCACGAACTGGGCCACGATCTCAGGAAGCGTCACGGCGGGAACAAGCCGCCCGGCCTCATGGCCGACCTGATCCGCCTGTTCACCAAGCCGGGCGAGCTGGTGCTGGACCCGTTCGCGGGCGTGGGCGGCACGCTGCTCGGCGCGGCGGTGTCGGGGCGGCGGGCGCTCGGCATCGAGATCAACCCCGAGTGGGCCGGAGTCTACCGGGAGGTCTGCCGCCGCGAGAACCTGGAGCCGTTCCCCGTCGAGACAGGCGACGCCCTCCGGGTCGTGCCGGAACTGGTCGAAAGGCTTGGCGAGGGGTTCGCCGGTTTCGTCGCCACCGATCCCCCCTACGGGCTCAACTTCGAGCGGACCATGTGCGCCCCGGCGGCGAAGGGCCGTGCCGCAAGCCACCCGCTCCGCCGGACCGATCTGGCGCGGTTTTCGGAGATCGAGGGCGACCTCTCCCAGTCGGTGGATTTCGAATCGTTCTTTGCGCGGCTCGGCGAGGTGTTCGCCCGGCTCCTTCCGGCGGTGAAGCCGGGGGGCTACGCGGCCGTGATTCTCCGCAATGCCTACCAGCAGGGGCGCTACATCCAGGTGGCGGCCGAGGCCGCCCGCCGGGCCGAGGCGGCCGGATGGCGGCTCAAGGGCGAGTTCATCTGGTACGTCCCCGGCACCCGGCTGCGCCCGTACGGATATCCCAGGGCGTTCGTCCCGAACATCGCCCACCAGAACGTGCTCGTGCTGAGACGGGAGTAG
- a CDS encoding tetratricopeptide repeat protein, whose protein sequence is MLNPIRTGLPVPLRPLVLACLAAAQLAAVQVRAEIRAETGVNGREAASAAKPPDAKAPETSPVEIPPPDTQQESDPRPEDQFRFYEPEIYRELVAGRDLILNRRYGEARQRFEQYDAQNPNRILGPLGVCIALTAEYLETKSEDTLATLRGAVKAATLRMDRPPPPDPYVPGWRFQRAFVRGIEALLEFWDGNPFAAYRRAQAALSELERARKLEPGFADPDLGFGLYEYVVSDRLRRFLFFLPDRRPEGIAMVRRAAESGPFTRPIAQIALLWLYRKEKRYDDVEAIGAELEQHYPDNVISLVLRGQSRLDLNDTAGALRHYERIISIAPEFVKGRFYRGRARFDLRDYAGAETDLAAWVASAPVDRRRLADGHAMLGQIHEIYGQPELAREHYLAALAAWPRHADAAKRLKKLE, encoded by the coding sequence ATGCTCAACCCTATCCGAACAGGTCTTCCGGTCCCGCTGCGCCCTCTTGTGCTGGCCTGCCTTGCGGCGGCGCAACTGGCAGCCGTTCAGGTCCGGGCCGAAATCCGCGCTGAAACCGGCGTCAATGGCAGGGAAGCGGCGTCAGCAGCAAAGCCACCGGATGCAAAGGCTCCGGAAACTTCGCCGGTGGAAATACCCCCGCCGGACACACAGCAGGAGAGCGACCCCCGGCCGGAGGACCAGTTCCGGTTCTACGAGCCAGAGATCTACCGGGAACTGGTGGCTGGCCGCGATCTCATCCTGAACCGCCGCTACGGTGAGGCCCGGCAGCGCTTCGAACAGTATGACGCGCAGAATCCCAACCGGATCCTGGGCCCCCTCGGCGTCTGCATCGCGCTCACTGCCGAATACCTGGAAACGAAATCGGAGGACACGCTCGCCACGCTGAGGGGCGCGGTGAAGGCCGCCACGCTCCGCATGGACCGTCCCCCGCCGCCGGACCCGTACGTGCCGGGCTGGAGGTTCCAGCGGGCATTTGTCCGGGGGATCGAGGCGCTCCTTGAGTTCTGGGACGGCAATCCTTTCGCTGCCTACCGCCGGGCGCAGGCGGCTCTGTCGGAACTGGAGCGCGCCCGGAAGCTGGAGCCCGGTTTCGCCGATCCGGACCTGGGCTTCGGTCTTTACGAGTATGTGGTGAGCGACCGGCTCCGCCGGTTCCTCTTTTTCCTGCCGGACCGCCGTCCCGAGGGGATTGCGATGGTCAGGCGTGCGGCCGAGTCGGGGCCGTTCACCCGGCCCATCGCGCAGATCGCGCTCCTCTGGCTCTACCGCAAGGAAAAACGGTACGACGATGTGGAGGCGATCGGCGCCGAGCTGGAGCAGCATTACCCCGACAACGTGATCTCGCTGGTGTTGCGGGGCCAGTCCCGTCTCGATCTGAACGACACTGCCGGCGCCCTCCGGCACTACGAGCGCATCATCTCGATTGCCCCGGAGTTCGTGAAGGGCCGCTTCTACCGGGGCCGCGCACGGTTCGACCTCAGGGACTACGCCGGGGCCGAGACCGATCTCGCGGCGTGGGTCGCCTCGGCCCCCGTGGACCGGCGCCGGCTGGCCGACGGCCACGCCATGCTCGGGCAGATTCACGAAATTTACGGGCAGCCGGAACTGGCCCGCGAGCATTACCTCGCCGCCCTCGCCGCCTGGCCCAGGCACGCCGACGCCGCCAAACGGCTGAAGAAGCTGGAGTAG